GGCGGCGGTTCCGCACCGCTGACCGAACTGGCCAAGCTGCTCAACCTGCCGGTGACCAACACCCTGATGGGCCTCGGCGCATTCCCGGGTACGGACCGCCAGTTCGTCGGCATGCTCGGTATGCACGGCAGCTACACCGCCAACCTGGCCATGCACCACGCCGACGTGATCCTGGCGGTGGGCGCACGGTTCGATGACCGGGTAATCAACGGCGCGAGCAAATTCTGCCCGAACGCCAAGATCATCCATATCGACATCGACCCGGCCTCCATCTCCAAGACTATCAAGGCCGACGTGCCGATTGTGGGTCCTGTGGAAAGCGTATTGACCGAAATGGTTGCTGCGCTGAAGGACATTGGCGAAACGCCGAACAAGGAATCGGTTGCCAGCTGGTGGAAGCAGATCGACGAATGGCGCGGTGACCGCGGCTTGTTCCCTTACGACAAGGGCGACGGCAGCATCATCAAGCCACAAACCGTGATCGAGACCCTGTGCGAAGTGACCAAGGGCGACGCCTTTGTAACCTCCGATGTGGGTCAGCACCAGATGTTCGCGGCGCAGTACTACAAGTTCGACAAGCCTAACCGCTGGATCAACTCCGGCGGCCTGGGCACGATGGGCTTTGGTTTCCCTGCGGCCATGGGTGTCAAGCTGAGCTTCCCCGACACCGACGTGGCGTGCGTCACCGGTGAAGGCAGCATCCAGATGAACATCCAGGAACTGTCGACGTGCCTGCAGTACGGCCTTCCGGTGAAGATCGTCTGCCTGAACAACGGCGTGCTGGGTATGGTTCGTCAGTGGCAGGACATGAGCTACAACAGCCGTCACTCCCATTCCTACATGGAATCGCTGCCGGATTTCGTCAAATTGGTTGAAGCCTATGGCCACGTCGGCATTCGCATCACCGATCTGAAAGATCTGAAGCCGAAGATGGAAGAGGCGTTCGCCATGAAGGACCGCCTGGTATTCCTCGATATTCAAGTGGATACCAGCGAGCACGTCTACCCGATGCAGATCAAAGACGGCTCTATGCGCGACATGTGGCTGAACAAGACGGAGCGTACTTAATCATGCGGCACATTATCTCCCTGCTTCTGGAGAACGAACCCGGCGCTCTGTCTCGTGTTGTCGGCCTGTTTTCGCAACGCAACTACAACATCGAAAGCCTGACCGTGGCGCCGACCGAAGACCCGACCCTGTCGCGTCTGACGTTGACCACCGTGGGCCACGATGAGGTGATCGAGCAGATCACCAAGAACCTCAACAAGCTGATCGAAGTGGTCAAGCTGGTCGATCTGTCGGAAAGTGCCCACATCGAGCGCGAGCTGATGCTGGTTAAGGTCAAGGCTACGGGCGCCCAACGTGCCGAGATCAAGCGGACTACCGACATTTATCGCGGGCAGATCGTCGATGTGAGCGCCAGCGTTTATACCATTCAACTGACCGGTACAAGCGACAAGCTGGACAGCTTCATCCAGTCGATCGGGACGGCCTCGATTCTGGAAACGGTACGCAGTGGTGTCACCGGGATTGCCCGTGGCGACAAAGTACTCAGCATCTAAACCAAATTAGCGAATGGCCTTACGGCCTGGATATATAGAGGAACCTCATGAAAGTTTATTACGATAAAGATTGTGACCTGTCGATCATCCAGGGCAAGAAAGTCGCCATCATCGGCTACGGCTCCCAGGGTCACGCGCAAGCTTGCAACCTGAAAGATTCCGGCGTTGACGTGACTGTTGGCCTGCGCAAAGGCTCGGCCACTGTTGCCAAGGCTGAGGCCCACGGCCTGAAAGTGACTGACGTTGCTTCCGCCGTTGCTGCTGCCGACCTGGTCATGATCCTGACCCCGGACGAGTTCCAGTCCGCGCTGTACAAGAACGAAATCGAGCCGAACATCAAGAAGGGCGCCACCCTGGCCTTCTCCCACGGCTTCGCGATTCACTACAACCAGGTAGTGCCACGCGCCGACCTCGACGTGATCATGATCGCGCCGAAAGCACCGGGCCACACCGTGCGCTCCGAGTTTGTCAAAGGCGGCGGTATCCCTGACCTGATCGCGATCTACCAGGACGCTTCGGGCAACGCCAAAAACGTTGCACTGTCCTACGCAGCTGGCGTTGGTGGCGGTCGTACCGGCATCATCGAAACCACTTTCAAGGACGAGACTGAAACCGACCTGTTCGGCGAACAAGCCGTTCTGTGCGGCGGTACCGTTGAGCTGGTGAAAGCCGGTTTCGAAACTCTGGTTGAAGCTGGCTACGCGCCGGAAATGGCCTACTTCGAATGCCTGCACGAACTGAAGCTGATCGTTGACCTCATGTACGAAGGCGGTATCGCCAACATGAACTACTCGATCTCCAACAACGCCGAATACGGCGAGTACGTGACTGGCCCGGAAGTGATCAACGCCGAGTCCCGTCAGGCCATGCGCAACGCCCTGAAACGTATTCAGGACGGCGAATACGCCAAAATGTTCATCAGCGAAGGTGCTACCGGCTACCCTTCGATGACCGCCAAGCGTCGTAACAACGCCGCTCACGGTATCGAAGTCATCGGCGAGCAACTGCGCTCCATGATGCCGTGGATCGGTGCCAACAAGATCGTCGACAAAGCCAAAAACTAAGTCGTACGCATCAAGGAAAAACGCGGCCCAGGCCGCGTTTTTTCGTTTGAGGGGCTGGTTCTGGTATAAAGCTGCATCGTTTGCGGGCGAACACTCGCCGCAAGTATTTGTCGAATTTTTTCACACCGTTGCAAGGTAAAGTCCATGAGCGAACGTCCCGAAGAGCCAAACCAGGCTCCTGACGCCGAAAGCCTGCTACCGATCGATGAGCATGTCGAAGAAGGGCATGACGCAGAAGGCCGCAAGGTCCGGCATCGTGGCATCTATCTGCTGCCCAACCTGTTCACCACAGCGAACCTGTTTGCCGGGTTCTATTCCATCATCAACTCCATGAGTGCCCAGAGCGCACTGGCGGCGGGTGATGCGGCGAGTGCCAGCAAGTATTTCGGTTTTGCTGCCATCGCGATCTTTGTCGCCATGGTGCTCGATGGCCTGGATGGTCGCGTAGCGCGGATGACCAATACCCAGAGCGCGTTCGGTGCCGAGTACGACTCGCTGTCGGACATGGTTGCCTTCGGCGTCGCGCCTGCGTTGTTGGCGTTTGCCTGGGCGCTGGGTGACATGGGCAAGGTCGGCTGGATGGTTGCCTTCATCTATGTCGCGGGTGCCGCTTTGCGCCTGGCGCGTTTCAATACCCAGGTGGGTACCGCCGACAAGCGGTACTTCATCGGCCTGGCCAGCCCGGCGGCTGCGGGTGTGGTGGCGGGTATCGTCTGGGCGTTCAGTGACTACGGCATCCAGGGCTCGAAGATGTCGTTCCTGGTGGCGTTGATGGTTGCGGCGGCCGGCATGCTGATGGTCAGCAACATCAAGTACAACAGCTTCAAGGAATTGGACTTGAAAGGGCGGGTGCCTTTCGTGGCGATCCTGGTGGTGGTGCTGGTGTTCGCGGTGGTGTTCAGCGATCCGCCACGTATTCTGCTGCTGGCGTTCCTGGTTTACGCCGCTTCGGGGCCGGTTCAGTACTTGCTGCATCTGCGTCGGGACAAAACATTGCCTTAATGTAATTTCCCCATACTCCGCAGTCTATTGGTGCATCAGTTCTCCAATGCTGCGGAGTTGCCATGTTATTCAAATTTCCCAAAGCGTCCGATTGCCACGAATCGGATGTCACGCCTGAATCCTTCTATCTCTCTCGCCGCAGTTTGCTCGGTGGTGCGCTTGCCGGCATGGCCGCCGGTAGCCTGCCGCGTTGGGCCAGTGCGGATGAAGCTGCGCGTTATGCCGATGTCGAGCCGGGTAAGGCTCCGAACTGGTTTACCGAGAAGCTGCCGAACACCAAGTGGCAGGCGGTAACCGTGAAGGGCGAGGCCATCACGCCCTTCAAAGACGCCACTCACTACAACAACTTCTATGAGTTCGGTACGGATAAGGGCGACCCCGCCGCCAATGCGGGTTCACTCAAGACTGAACCCTGGACGGTTGTCATTGACGGGGAGGTCGCGAAACCTGGGCGTTATGCCCTGGAAGACTTCATGAAGCCTTATCAGTTGGAGGAGCGGATCTACCGTTTGCGCTGTGTTGAGGCATGGTCGATGGTGATTCCGTGGATGGGCTTTCCGATTTCTACCTTGCTCAAGCAGGTCGAGCCGACTTCCAAAGCGAAATACATCCGCTTTGAAACCCTGCAGGACCCCAAGACCATGCCGGGGCAGCGCTCCAGCTTCGGCCTGATCGACTGGCCATATGTAGAGGGGCTGCGCCTGGACGAGGCGATGAATCCTTTGGCGATCCTGGCAGTGGGTATGTATGGGCGGGAGTTGCCGAATCAGAATGGCGCGCCGTTACGTTTGGTGGTGCCGTGGAAGTATGGCTTCAAGAGCGTGAAGTCGATTGTGCGGATCAGCCTTGTGAGCGAACAGCCGAAAACTACGTGGCAGAGTATTGCGGCGGATGAGTATGGGTTTTATGCGAACGTGAACCCCGCAGTTGATCACCCTCGCTGGACGCAGGCGCGGGAGCGCCGTTTGCCGAGTGGCCTGTTCAGCCCCAATGTGCGTGAGACGCAGATGTTCAATGGCTACTCGGATGAGGTGGCCTCTCTCTACACTGACCTTGATCTGCGGAAGAACTATTGATGCGGTATCCAGTCTGGCGCATTGGCGTCTTTATAGCTGCGGCGGTGTGGCCGTTGTGGTGGCTATATGAAGCATGGCGTTTCGCCCTTGGGCCTGATCCGGGGAAAGTACTGGTTGATCGGCTCGGCTTGGGCACGTTGATCCTGTTGCTGATCACCTTGTGCATGACGCCGCTGCAGAAATTGAGTGGTTGGGCGGGGTGGATAGCCGTACGCCGGCAGTTGGGGCTGTGGTGCTTTGCTTATGTCGTGCTGCATCTGGCTGCGTATTGCGTGTTCGTCCTTGGGTTGGATTGGTCCCAGTTGGGAGTGGAGCTGCGCAAACGGCCCTACATTATTGTGGGCGCGCTGGGTTTCCTGTCGCTGCTGGTGTTGGCGGTGACGTCGAATCGCTATAGCCAGCGTCGGTTGGGCAGTCGTTGGAAGAAGCTGCACCGCCTGGTGTATGGGATTCTTGGGCTCGGTTTGCTGCATATGCTGTGGATCGTGCGGGCAGACCTGAAGGAGTGGGCTGTCTATGCTTCTATAGGGACGCTGCTTTTGTTGCTGCGGATTCCCCCTGTCATGCGTCGAATCCCTCGCCTTATGGCGAAA
The genomic region above belongs to Pseudomonas poae and contains:
- a CDS encoding acetolactate synthase 3 large subunit yields the protein MELLSGGEMLVRFLRDEGVDYIYGYPGGALLHVYDALFKEPAVTHILVRHEQAATHMADGYARATGKAGVVLVTSGPGATNAITGIATAYMDSIPMVIISGQVASTMVGTDAFQETDMIGISRPIVKHSFMIKHASEIPEVMKKAFYLAQSGRPGPVVVDIPKDMTNPAEKFEYVFPKKAKLRSYSPAVRGHSGQIRKAAEMLLAAKRPVLYSGGGVILGGGSAPLTELAKLLNLPVTNTLMGLGAFPGTDRQFVGMLGMHGSYTANLAMHHADVILAVGARFDDRVINGASKFCPNAKIIHIDIDPASISKTIKADVPIVGPVESVLTEMVAALKDIGETPNKESVASWWKQIDEWRGDRGLFPYDKGDGSIIKPQTVIETLCEVTKGDAFVTSDVGQHQMFAAQYYKFDKPNRWINSGGLGTMGFGFPAAMGVKLSFPDTDVACVTGEGSIQMNIQELSTCLQYGLPVKIVCLNNGVLGMVRQWQDMSYNSRHSHSYMESLPDFVKLVEAYGHVGIRITDLKDLKPKMEEAFAMKDRLVFLDIQVDTSEHVYPMQIKDGSMRDMWLNKTERT
- the ilvN gene encoding acetolactate synthase small subunit — encoded protein: MRHIISLLLENEPGALSRVVGLFSQRNYNIESLTVAPTEDPTLSRLTLTTVGHDEVIEQITKNLNKLIEVVKLVDLSESAHIERELMLVKVKATGAQRAEIKRTTDIYRGQIVDVSASVYTIQLTGTSDKLDSFIQSIGTASILETVRSGVTGIARGDKVLSI
- the ilvC gene encoding ketol-acid reductoisomerase encodes the protein MKVYYDKDCDLSIIQGKKVAIIGYGSQGHAQACNLKDSGVDVTVGLRKGSATVAKAEAHGLKVTDVASAVAAADLVMILTPDEFQSALYKNEIEPNIKKGATLAFSHGFAIHYNQVVPRADLDVIMIAPKAPGHTVRSEFVKGGGIPDLIAIYQDASGNAKNVALSYAAGVGGGRTGIIETTFKDETETDLFGEQAVLCGGTVELVKAGFETLVEAGYAPEMAYFECLHELKLIVDLMYEGGIANMNYSISNNAEYGEYVTGPEVINAESRQAMRNALKRIQDGEYAKMFISEGATGYPSMTAKRRNNAAHGIEVIGEQLRSMMPWIGANKIVDKAKN
- the pssA gene encoding CDP-diacylglycerol--serine O-phosphatidyltransferase, which produces MSERPEEPNQAPDAESLLPIDEHVEEGHDAEGRKVRHRGIYLLPNLFTTANLFAGFYSIINSMSAQSALAAGDAASASKYFGFAAIAIFVAMVLDGLDGRVARMTNTQSAFGAEYDSLSDMVAFGVAPALLAFAWALGDMGKVGWMVAFIYVAGAALRLARFNTQVGTADKRYFIGLASPAAAGVVAGIVWAFSDYGIQGSKMSFLVALMVAAAGMLMVSNIKYNSFKELDLKGRVPFVAILVVVLVFAVVFSDPPRILLLAFLVYAASGPVQYLLHLRRDKTLP
- the msrP gene encoding protein-methionine-sulfoxide reductase catalytic subunit MsrP gives rise to the protein MLFKFPKASDCHESDVTPESFYLSRRSLLGGALAGMAAGSLPRWASADEAARYADVEPGKAPNWFTEKLPNTKWQAVTVKGEAITPFKDATHYNNFYEFGTDKGDPAANAGSLKTEPWTVVIDGEVAKPGRYALEDFMKPYQLEERIYRLRCVEAWSMVIPWMGFPISTLLKQVEPTSKAKYIRFETLQDPKTMPGQRSSFGLIDWPYVEGLRLDEAMNPLAILAVGMYGRELPNQNGAPLRLVVPWKYGFKSVKSIVRISLVSEQPKTTWQSIAADEYGFYANVNPAVDHPRWTQARERRLPSGLFSPNVRETQMFNGYSDEVASLYTDLDLRKNY
- the msrQ gene encoding protein-methionine-sulfoxide reductase heme-binding subunit MsrQ → MRYPVWRIGVFIAAAVWPLWWLYEAWRFALGPDPGKVLVDRLGLGTLILLLITLCMTPLQKLSGWAGWIAVRRQLGLWCFAYVVLHLAAYCVFVLGLDWSQLGVELRKRPYIIVGALGFLSLLVLAVTSNRYSQRRLGSRWKKLHRLVYGILGLGLLHMLWIVRADLKEWAVYASIGTLLLLLRIPPVMRRIPRLMAKKPISATKA